TCTACATTTTTTGTGTAATATTGGTAGTCAAAAAGGCTTCGGATTTTCTCTTCAGAAAGTTTTTCACCTAACTCTTCATCTTTTAAAAGATACTGCAAATAGAGAGATTCTCCATTCTCATTTAAAGCAGATTTTCCATTTTGTAAGTCGCCCCAAACTTTCATCGCATTTCTCTGAACAATTTTATAACTCTCTTCTCGAGATAGACCAAGAAGTGGTAATTCAAGAAGAACTCTTTGAGAAAAAACAAGCCCACCAGTCAAGTTGAGATTTTTCATCATATTTTCAGGATAGACGACCATTTTATCAAGCATCCCATTTAATCTGTGAAGCATAAAATCAGTTGTGATAAAAACATCAGGAAGCATAAATCGCTCGACTGAAGAGTGAGAAATATCTCGTTCGTGCCAAAGTGCCACATTTTCCATAGCAGGAGTAACAAAAGCCCGAACAGTTCGTGCAAGTCCAGTTAGATTTTCACTTAAAATTGGATTTCGTTTGTGAGGCATAGCGGAAGA
This genomic window from Thiovulum sp. ES contains:
- a CDS encoding adenylosuccinate lyase (PFAM: Lyase; Adenylosuccinate lyase C-terminus~IMG reference gene:2508610717_SP), with product LEELVCEELGLKSAPASNQVIQRDRYARVISAIGLMASTVEKIAVAVRHYQRTEVYEVEEYFAKGQKGSSAMPHKRNPILSENLTGLARTVRAFVTPAMENVALWHERDISHSSVERFMLPDVFITTDFMLHRLNGMLDKMVVYPENMMKNLNLTGGLVFSQRVLLELPLLGLSREESYKIVQRNAMKVWGDLQNGKSALNENGESLYLQYLLKDEELGEKLSEEKIRSLFDYQYYTKNVEKIFQRVF